The Spirochaeta lutea sequence TGCGGAGGCCTGGGGCCGAACCCCGTAGATAATTTCAAATTCACCGCCCTTGGTGACCAGGGAGGGTTCTTGGGCAGAACCGGCTTCTGTGGTATCCGCGGCTTGGTCTTCCGGACCGGTCATCCCCTGGGGGTCTTGTTCCTGGAGATTAACCGAACTGGAGGTACCGTTCTGGAGAGTATCCTCATTCAAATCACCCTGATCCCCGCTACCCCCACGAAGGTACTCCACCAGGGTATCGGTAGAGGCGATCTGCTGAGCACCGTCCCGCTGGGGATAGAAAAGCCACAATCCGATGCCGAAGAAGACAATCAGAATAAAGGTGACCGAAAGTATTATTATTAAGCTTCGATTCTGTTCCATAGTGTTTTTGCCAGGGTTCTTCCCGCCCTTCGGAGTCCTCCCGTCCCTCCCCAATTCGATACACATATAATATCGGCCTGTTCCCGGGGAAGTTGAGATTTCATTCTGCCCTGGGTCATAAATCTTTGCCATGTCTGCCTGATTCCCAGGTTATCACGTTCCAGAGCCCGGAAAAAACGAACCAAAAGCGGTGCATCCACCCATACAACGGTATCACAGAGCGATTCTAGGTTCATTTTAAATAGGATGGCCGCATTCAGCAGGACTAACCCGCCTGGATAGTCGGAAATCTGTTTCCTGGCCAGCTCCACCATGGCCGGATGAGTTATGGATTCCAGGGTTGCCAGGGCCTGGGGATTCGAAAACACCAGGCCACCCAGAGCCCGTCGGTTTATACCGCCCCGGGGGTCCAACAGCTGTCCCTGGTTATTTGGGTCCAAGTACCCCCTCAGGGCAGCCTCAACCCTGGAGGCCTGCTGTTCCAGGGCCTGATGCCCAAGATGATCTACCTCAATATGCAGAATCGGTTCCTCAGAAACTCCCCCTTGCCCGGACGACTCGGCCTGACTGCTCCCTCGGGTACCTTGGGTACGGGCCCCCTCCTGCACGATCCACTGGGCCAGCCGGGATTTTCCGGCACAGTAGCCTCCGGTTATACCCACAACAAAACGTCTGTTTTCTTCTACCAACCGCTGATGTATCCGAGCGAAGGAGCTCAATGCATATCCCCCCACCTGGTTCCGCTTTCCACCGAGACCTGGAGAGGGACATCCAGGGCCAGGGCCTTCGGCATGGTTTGAAGCAGCATATCCCGTACGGCCTGTTCCTCATCTCGGGGACACTCAAGGATTAACTCATCATGAACCTGGAGGATAAGGCGGCTCTTGAGGCCCCGGTCCTTCAAATTCCTCTCTACCTTCAGCATGGCGGTTTTGACTATGTCAGCTGCACTGCCCTGGATGGGGGTATTCACAGCGATCCGCTCTGCCCCGGCCAGCTCGGCCTTATTCTTGCTGCGGATCTCAGGAATACGCCGGAACCGACCTGAAAGGGTGAACACACCCCCGTAGTGCCGGGCCAGATCCGACTGATCTTGGATGAACCTGCTAATGCCCCGATAGGTCTTGAAATAGGTTTTAATAAAATGATCTGCCTCCTTCCGAGGTATGCCTAGTTCCCGGCTCAGTCGGAAGGCGCTCATGCCGTACATCACGCCGAAATTGATGGTCTTTGCTATTCGCCGCTGGTCCAGGCTAACCTGGTCTGCGGGTACGCCAAAAATGAGTGATCCCGTGGCCCGGTGCACATCCACACCCTCTGTAAACGCCTGGATTAATCCCGGGTCCTTGGCCATATGGGCCAGGACCACCAATTCGATCTGGCTATAGTCGGCGGACACAAAGATGTGCCCGGGTTTGGCGACAAACGCCTGGCGGATTTTCCGGCCTTCCTCGTCTTTTATGGGTATGTTTTGAAGATTCGGATCCTTGCTGGAGATGCGTCCTGTAGCCGTGCCGTGTTGGAGAAAGTGGGTGTGAATCCGGCCGGATTCGGGGTGAATGAGCTGAGGCAGGGTATCCACGTAGGTACTTTTCAGCTTGGTGAGACCCCGGTACTGTAAAATCCGCTGGGGCACAGGGTCTTCCTGGGCGAGTTCTTCCAACACTGAGGTATCGGTACTGTACCCTGTTTTTGTTTTTTTGATCGGCTGGAGTTTCCGCTCTTCGAAAAGGACGGTCTGCAGTTGTTTTGTGGAATTAATATTAAACTCATGCCCAACCAATTCGAAAATTTCACCCTGGATATCCTCCAATCGGTTACCCAGTTCCTGGCTAAAATTCTGCAGAGCCTGGACATCCAAGCCGATCCCCTCCTGTTCCATCCG is a genomic window containing:
- the coaE gene encoding dephospho-CoA kinase (Dephospho-CoA kinase (CoaE) performs the final step in coenzyme A biosynthesis.), which encodes MSSFARIHQRLVEENRRFVVGITGGYCAGKSRLAQWIVQEGARTQGTRGSSQAESSGQGGVSEEPILHIEVDHLGHQALEQQASRVEAALRGYLDPNNQGQLLDPRGGINRRALGGLVFSNPQALATLESITHPAMVELARKQISDYPGGLVLLNAAILFKMNLESLCDTVVWVDAPLLVRFFRALERDNLGIRQTWQRFMTQGRMKSQLPREQADIICVSNWGGTGGLRRAGRTLAKTLWNRIEA